The sequence GGGGTCGAACTCGAACACAGCGGCGCTGGCCGCCCACGCCGTCCCCTCGACGCCGAGCACGCGCATCGCGTGAGTCGTCAGGCCTCTTCGGCTTCCACGTCGGCCTCGTCGGCCTCCTCACCGTCGGGGCTGATCTTGTTTCGGACGAGCATGAAGTCCTGCTCCACGTCACGGGCGTGGTCCGCGCTCTCGTACACCTTCGCGTAGCCGACGGTCTTGCGCATCCCGAACTTCGTGTCGAGTTCGTGGACGACGACTTCCGAAGAGTCTTTGTTGAGCTTGGCCGCGAGACTGTCACGAACCGAGAGACGCGACGGGGTCGCGTCCTCGTGGGTGACCTGGAATCTGACGTCCGTCCGGTGCAACATGGGGTTCTCGTCTTCCTCGATGATATCGATGTCCATCGTTCAGTTACACGTACGTCGTCCCGAACTGGACAAAAGGATTACGAAGCGGCAGGCGACCGTCTCCGCCGGCCCTACGCGACGCCGAGGAGTGCGAGCGCGGCGTCGATGTCGCCGTCGAGTCGCGAAAACAGGGTGCGGGCGTGGGCCTGCGTCTCGTCGGTCACGGGTACGAGCACCATCCCCTCGCCCGGTTGGCCGTAGACGACACAGCCACCGCGGGGCGTCGCGAGGATGGCCGGCAGCGCCGCCAGGTCCTCCTCGCCGTCGACGCGGATGACGGTTGGCTCTGCGGCGTCGAGAGCGGCCACGAGCGCCTGGAGCAGGTCTCGGGAGAGCGTCGCCGGCGGGTTCGTCACGGAGATGTCCCCGCCGGGGAGGTCGCGTTCGATGGCCGCGTCGACGCGTTCGCGTTCGGTGCGGCCGTCGATCACCGCGACATCCGGCGGCCGACCGGCGCGGATGAGGTGTGCGGTGACCACGTCGCCGACGGCGACGAGGGGAGTGCCGGCACCCGGCGCGTCGAGAAGGGTCTCGGGATCGGTGAACACGCGACCCAGTGGGTCTTTGAAGGCTCCCCGGAGGTCGTCGGGGAGTTCGAGCACGGTTAGCGGACCTTCAGCGCGTAGCCGCCGGGTTCGCTGACGTTCATCTCTTCGGCCACCTCGGACTGCTCCGGATGGGTGATGATGACGTAGCCCGCCCAGTCCTCCGTGAGACTCGACGCGCCGCAGTTGCCGCAGGTCTGCGTGTCCGGCTCGTTGATGTAGTGGCACTCACGGCAGGCGAGGCGGTCCTCGGCCATCAGTTACCCTCCATCTGGGCCTCGCGTTCCTGTCGCTCCTCCTCGAGCCAGCCGTGTTTGCCGAGACCGGGCTGTTTCGCCGTCAGTCCGATCTTGCTGTCCCGGGGGTTGCGTTCGTCGATGCTCTTGGTGACGATGCGCACCCGGACCTCGTCGTCGACGCCGAGGGTGCGATTCGTCTCCGTCGAGGCGAGCTGCTGGTTCTCGCCGTCGTAGGCGAGATATTCGTCGGAGATCTGCGAGACGTGGAGCAGGCCGTCGACGGGACCGATCCCGACGAACGCCCCGAACTCCACGACTTCGACGACCGTACCGTCGACGACCTCCTGCATCTGTGGGTCGAAGGTGATGGCGTCGAACTCGGCCTCGTAGTAGACGCCGGGGCGGTTGGGCAGCACGGCGCCGTCGCCGATGTCGTGGACTTCGACCACGCTCACGACGCTCCCCACCTCCTCGTCCATCCGGCCTTCGAGTTTGTCTTGGAGCAGGCGCTTTACCCGCTCGGGCGTCACGTCGGCGAGGTGCCGTGGGGGCACCTCGACTGTGTCCTTGAGTCGTACCCGTTTGTACATGCTAAGGTTGTGTTATGTTCAGTGTGTTCCGACCCCTTAAACCGATTACCCGAACGCCGCGTTCGAGCAGGCGGTCACGAAGGGGACCGTCATTCGTCACGACGTACTCGCAGTCGCCCCGTTCGGCGAGTTCGACGAGCGCGTCGTCGGCGTACGATTCGTCAGTCTCCACCACACGGCACCGTTCGGCGAGGTCGCGACCCACGCTCGCCGCGGTGGCCTCCTCACCGGCACCCGTCGCCAGCGACTCCAGTTCCTCGATGACTGCGGTCGGGGCGACGAACGCCACGTCGTCGAGCAGGCGTTCGAGCTCGTCGAACACCCGCACGTCGCATTCGACCGGCATCATGAGGGCACTGGTGTCCATGGCAACGAGTGTCTCCGTCACGTCAGGGTGCCGATACCGATGAGCCGCCAGCGCGCGCCGACGCGGCGGTTGATGGCGATCTGTGTCCCCGGCTCCGCGCAGACGGGGCGTTTCAGCGATACCTCGCACTCGCCCGATCGGGCACTGGTGACCGCGCCGACGGTCGTCGCGGTGCCGACGGTGAGCATCAGCGGTTCGCCGGTCGAGATCTCCTCGATCTCCTCTTCCTCTTCGCCGACGACGCGGTCCAGCAGTTCGACCTCCATCTCGAAGGCCTCGTGGGTTGGCGGGAGCGTCCCCGGTTCACCCGCGACCTGCCCCGCGAGCGCGTCGCCTTTCGTGAGCGACGGATCGAGACCGGTACCGACGCCGAGAAGGCCACCGGGGCGGGCCGCGTCGACCGACTGGTTGCCCGCCTGCAGCGAGCGCACGTCGGTCGTGATGGGTCGCCATTCGGTCTGGCCCTCTTCCTCGACTTCGCGGCCGGGCCGGAGTTCGAGTTCGTCGTCGACCTCGAGCGTCCCCTCGACGAGACTGCCGCCGACGACGCCGCCTTTCAGGTCCTCCCAGGTCGTCCCCGGGCGGTTGATGTCGAAACTCCGCGCGACGAACATCCGGGCCGCGTCGGCCTCGTCGCGGTCCGGCGTCGGGATTTCCTCTTCGATCGCGTTGATGAGGAGGTCCATGTTGACCTCCTGCTGAGCGCTGATCGGGACGATCGGCGCCCCCTCGGCGACCGTGCCCTCGACGAAGGATTCGATCTGCTCGCGGTTCCGGATCGCCTGCTCGCGGTCCACGAGGTCGATCTTGTTCTGGGCGATGACGATGTTCTCGACGCCGATGATGTCGAGCGCCATCAGGTGTTCCTCGGTCTGGGCCTGCGGAACGGGATCCGCCGCGCTGATCACGAGGACGGCGCCGTCCATGAGCGCGGCGCCCGAGAGCATCGTCGCCATCAGCGTCTCGTGGCCCGGCGCGTCGACGAAGGAGACCGTGCGGATCGGTTCGCTCTCCGACCCGTCGGGACACGTTTCGTCGACGGTGAAACACTCGGGCGCGTCGAGGTCGGGACACCGACGGAACGTCGCGTCGGCATACCCCAACCGAATCGAGATCCCGCGTTTCATCTCCTCGGAGTGCTGGTCCGTCCACGACCCGCTGAGGGCCTGGACCAGCGTCGTCTTTCCGTGATCGACGTGGCCGACGAGACCGATGTTCACCTCCGGTTGCTGGGGTGTTTCCTTCGCCATTGAGAGTAATCTTGGAGGAAATTCGCTTCCTGCCGGTGATAAAGTTGCTGTTCTCCGACGCAGAGCGGTGCCGGCACAACCGACGCCTCTTTGCACCGACCGACCGGACGGCCGGTATGCTCCGGTACGTCACGACCAACGCGGGGAAGGTCCGCGAGGCCCGCGACTATCTCGACGACGGCGTCGCCCAACTCGATTTCGACTACCCCGAGATACAGGCGCCGGACCTGAAACCGATCGCCGCCCGCGGCGCCCGAGCGGCGTATCGGCACGCCGGCGAACCGGTCCTCGTCGACGACGCCGGCCTGTTCGTCGACGGCCTCGACGGCTTCCCCGGTCCCTACTCCTCGTACGTCGAGGAGACGCTCGGCATCCGCCGCGTCAGCGAACTCGCCCGCGACGACGCTGCGCCGGACCCGGCACGCGCCGCGTTCCGCTGCGTGCTCGCCTACTGCGATGGCGAGTCGTTCGACGCGAGTCCGGACCCGATCGACCGGGCCGACCGCGCGGCCGCCGCCGCGGCGGACCAGAACGACGAGACGGCCGACCTACCCGTCAAACTCTTCGAGGGCGTCGTTCGCGGGCGGATGGTCGAAGCGCGTGGCGAGGGCGGGTTCGGCTACGATCCCGTGTTCGAACACGACGGAACGACGTTCGCGGAGATGACGGCCGCCGAGAAAAACGCCATCTCACACCGCGGGCGGGCGCTAGAGAAGTTCGCCGAGTGGTACGCGGGCCGGTGACCGGCAGTCACGCCCGCGGATCCTGATCCGGCCCCGGATACGCGTCGCCGACCACCTGCCGGTAGAGGC comes from Haloplanus sp. XH21 and encodes:
- the spt4 gene encoding transcription elongation factor subunit Spt4; amino-acid sequence: MAEDRLACRECHYINEPDTQTCGNCGASSLTEDWAGYVIITHPEQSEVAEEMNVSEPGGYALKVR
- a CDS encoding 30S ribosomal protein S24e produces the protein MDIDIIEEDENPMLHRTDVRFQVTHEDATPSRLSVRDSLAAKLNKDSSEVVVHELDTKFGMRKTVGYAKVYESADHARDVEQDFMLVRNKISPDGEEADEADVEAEEA
- a CDS encoding DUF188 domain-containing protein, which codes for MDTSALMMPVECDVRVFDELERLLDDVAFVAPTAVIEELESLATGAGEEATAASVGRDLAERCRVVETDESYADDALVELAERGDCEYVVTNDGPLRDRLLERGVRVIGLRGRNTLNITQP
- a CDS encoding non-canonical purine NTP pyrophosphatase: MLRYVTTNAGKVREARDYLDDGVAQLDFDYPEIQAPDLKPIAARGARAAYRHAGEPVLVDDAGLFVDGLDGFPGPYSSYVEETLGIRRVSELARDDAAPDPARAAFRCVLAYCDGESFDASPDPIDRADRAAAAAADQNDETADLPVKLFEGVVRGRMVEARGEGGFGYDPVFEHDGTTFAEMTAAEKNAISHRGRALEKFAEWYAGR
- a CDS encoding GTP-dependent dephospho-CoA kinase family protein; translated protein: MLELPDDLRGAFKDPLGRVFTDPETLLDAPGAGTPLVAVGDVVTAHLIRAGRPPDVAVIDGRTERERVDAAIERDLPGGDISVTNPPATLSRDLLQALVAALDAAEPTVIRVDGEEDLAALPAILATPRGGCVVYGQPGEGMVLVPVTDETQAHARTLFSRLDGDIDAALALLGVA
- a CDS encoding DNA-directed RNA polymerase; translated protein: MYKRVRLKDTVEVPPRHLADVTPERVKRLLQDKLEGRMDEEVGSVVSVVEVHDIGDGAVLPNRPGVYYEAEFDAITFDPQMQEVVDGTVVEVVEFGAFVGIGPVDGLLHVSQISDEYLAYDGENQQLASTETNRTLGVDDEVRVRIVTKSIDERNPRDSKIGLTAKQPGLGKHGWLEEERQEREAQMEGN
- a CDS encoding translation initiation factor IF-2 subunit gamma, translated to MAKETPQQPEVNIGLVGHVDHGKTTLVQALSGSWTDQHSEEMKRGISIRLGYADATFRRCPDLDAPECFTVDETCPDGSESEPIRTVSFVDAPGHETLMATMLSGAALMDGAVLVISAADPVPQAQTEEHLMALDIIGVENIVIAQNKIDLVDREQAIRNREQIESFVEGTVAEGAPIVPISAQQEVNMDLLINAIEEEIPTPDRDEADAARMFVARSFDINRPGTTWEDLKGGVVGGSLVEGTLEVDDELELRPGREVEEEGQTEWRPITTDVRSLQAGNQSVDAARPGGLLGVGTGLDPSLTKGDALAGQVAGEPGTLPPTHEAFEMEVELLDRVVGEEEEEIEEISTGEPLMLTVGTATTVGAVTSARSGECEVSLKRPVCAEPGTQIAINRRVGARWRLIGIGTLT